The nucleotide sequence TTACATAATAAAACTCTTCGTGAAGAAGACTACCCTGCCGCACTAAAAAAATGGTACAAAAAAATAACGGGTCGTACACTTAACCTTGATGATCCAAAGACATACGACGAAAAAATCCAATGGCTCAAGCTTTACGATAAAAACCCACTAAAAACTACTCTTTCAGATAAATACGCTGTAAGAGACTGGGTCAGGGATACGATCGGCGAAGAATATCTGATCCCACTCCTGGGAGCCTGGGACAGATTCGATGAAATTGATTTTTCAGCTCTTCCAAGAAGATTTGTACTAAAGGCAAATCATGCATCCGGCTGGAATATAATCGTAAGAAGCAAGAAAAACTTGAATATACGGGCAGCCCGACGAAAATTCAACCGCTGGATGAGTACTGATTTTGCACTGATCGAAGGATTCGAGCTTCAGTACAGAGATATAAAAAGAAAGATCATAGCCGAGGAATTCATAGAAAACGGCGGAAATAATCTTTTCGATTACAAATATCACTGTTTTAACGGAAAACCTGAATTTATAGAATATATAGGGGACAGGCTCTCCGGTCAGCCCCGGCTTATGTTTCTGGGTCTTGACTGGACGCCTGAAATTTTTACTGACGGCACCTATCCTCTTTATGATGAAGTTCCTCCAAGACCGGATTGTCTTGAGAAAATGAATGAACTTGCGTCAAAACTATGCAAGGGATTTCCTTATGTGAGGGTTGATCTGTATGCCATGGATGATGGTTCTGTCAAATTTGGAGAAATGACATTTACTCCGGGCAGCGGCAAACATGGCGGATGGACTCCACAGGAATATGAACGTATTCTTGGAGATATGATAGTTCTCCCGGAGACAAAATAAAAGCTAAAATTGAGGGGTGACAATTATGCTTATAAATATTCGTAATCCGGAAAAATACCTTTCAGAACCGGATGCACTAAAAAATTGCGGAAGATATACCAGCCAGTATGGCCACAGGATTTTCGCGATCGGAGGTAAACGAGCACTTGATGCAGTTATGGGAAAGGTTAAGGAAGCTCTCCTTGCCTCCGAATGTGAAGTTGAATTTCACATAATGGAGGGTTATCCGACGCACGAAAAGATCATAGAGTATACTATACTCTCCTATCAGTTCAATGCAGATCTGATAATGGGCATCGGCGGCGGACGCGTTATAGATATCGCAAAAGCAGTCGGAAACTACAGGAGCCTTCCTGTTGTATGTATTCCTACTGTCGCAACTTCTGCCGCATCCTGGACTTCAAAGACTATTCTTTATAAGAATGATGGAAGCTACGATTTTACACAGCTTAATAAAAACAATTCCAAGCTTGTGATCGCAGATACGGATATTATACGGGCAGCTCCCAAACGGTATCTGATAGCCGGAGTTTTGGAATCTCTGTCCTATTATTTTGAACTTGAACCTTTGCTTGATAAATATGCTCCCGATATCGTCTTAAGCCAGATGATATCTATCGCAAGAGAAATGCGTACAATAATCAACAATTCTCAGGACAAGCTTCTTTTTGGCGAACTCAATAATGACGATCTGCAGGAACTTATCGACTGTATCATCTTCCTTGGAGGAAGCTGCTCAAGCGTAAACAAGGGACTGGTCTATCGAGGTTTTGCACATCCTTTTGCACAGGCATGCTCAAAAGAAGCCGCTACAAGCTATATTTTATATGAAGAAAAAGTTGCCTACGGTCTTTTGGTTCAGTTCATCTTAAAAGAAAAGACTGATGATTTTATTGAAAACTATGCTCAGTTCCTAAAGAACTGTAAAAGCATATTCACTTTCAGTTCACTTGAGTATGGTGAGGATGAAATATATGAACTATCAAAACGTGTGATCAGGGAAACACCTATGGTTAGAGCCACAGGTTTTGCAGATGATGCTGTTCAGATAACAAGAGCTATTCAGAAAGCTGATGCTCTTTTAGACTCGATCGCAGTCAAATCAGACTGCATTCCACGCACAGAATAAATATTAAAAGCTCACGAAAGAAAAATTCGTGAGCTTTTTTATTCATTATTTAATATGCAATTCTCTTCTGAATATTAACCTCTACCTTTGAAAGAATATCAGCAATTTTTTCACCGGCATGTCCATCGCCATAAATAGTCTCAGAACTGTAAGGGCCATGCTCTATCTGCTTCATGATAGCCTCATAGATTGCATTTTCCTCATCGGGAGTATCAATTACATTCTGTCCTCTCTCACGTCCATTCTGTCTTGTTCCTACATTAACACAGGGAGTACCGATAAATGCTCCTTCACGTATACCCGATGATGAATTTCCTACCAGACAGGCTGTATTCTTCATAAGACGGACATATACACTGATCGGAAGATTCTTGAAAACGTGAATTTTTGCTGTAGGGTACTGCTCTCTGTATCTTCTGATACCTGTTGAAATTCCCTCTGAACCTGCATCAGCATTAGGCCAGAGCATTATGATATTAAGTCCTGTCTTCATGCAGGCATGGATCGTCTCTGTTATCTGCTCTTTAGCTTCACTGTACTCAGTAGTTACAGAATGCTGTGACACAAGGATGAAAGGCTCATCAAGACTGAACTTAGGTCCTACTCCGCCTTCCTTCTCATAAATGTCATAAGGAATTGATGAATCATTATCAAGAATTCTCTTAATGTTGTCAATTCTGGGACAGCCAACGGTAAATACATCTTCTTCCTTTTCACCAAGCTTGATGATTCGCTCTGCTGCCTCTTTATTTGCAGGGAAATGAACATGTGCAAACTTTGTGATAGCATGACGTATGCTCTCATCAATTGTTCCTGTAACCTCGCCGCCCATTGTATGAGCAACTCTGATATTCATATAAGCAGCTGCTATAGTTGCAGCCATAACCTCATATCTGTCACCGATTACGATAACAAAATCCGGCTGAAGTCTTTCATACGCATCAGCAAGACCAAGCATTCCAAGTCCTGCAGTCTTTACCATGGCATTCGGCTTATCACCTTCTACCTGCATATAAACCTTCTCATCGATAGAAAAACCATCTCTCTCAAGGATTCCTTCAAGATCACCAAATTTATCTACAAGGCCTGATCCTCCTAAGATAACCTGAAGTTCAAGGTCAGGATGCGCCTGAATAGCCTGCATTGCAGATTTGATCGAACTGTAATTTGCACGACCGCCAATAAATACACAAATTTTTCTCTTCACCAGTTTATATCCTCGCTTTTAATAATATCATCAAAGTGTAAGTCACGTTTTGCTGTCTTTCCGACTATATCCTTATAATACTTCGTCTCAAGACCTGTTCCGGGTTTTTTATAACCAAGCATTGAAAGCTCTATCGGTGTACCCGCAGGAATATCCTGAATTGCAACTATGCTCTTCTGGAAGATAACCTTCATGTCCTCATAAGCAGAAACATCTGCCTTGTTTACAGGACTGTTAATAGCTCTTTCTATATTTTTTATAGAAGTGCAAAGCTGGGTCATCTCATCCGGATCCATCGACATTTTTGCATCAGGTCCATACATCTTTTTACTAAGTGTAAAATGCTTCTCTATAAGATGTGCTCCCTTCATAAATGCACCTATCGAAGCCCATTCTCCAGATGTATGATCAGAAAATCCCAGTGGAACTCCCGGGAACTTTTCCCTGTACTCATCAATAACATTATATCCTACGTGTTCAGGATCACAGGGATATTCGCTGGTGCACTGCATAAGAGCTACGTTGCAGTTCTTCTTAAGGAAAATCTCCATGCAGTCTTCTACTTCCTGCTCCGAACTCATACCGCTCGAAACGATCACCGGCTGCTGGGTATCAGCAAGATACTCTAGATAAGGTATATTAGTTATCTCACCCGAAGGTACCTTGATCGCATCTATTCCAAGCTCTACAAGAAACTTTATAGCTTCGATCGAAAAAGGCGAAGAAATAAACTCAACTTTATTCTCCCTTGCACATTCTTTAAGATCCTTCCACTGATCCATAGTAAAGGCAGTCCTCTTAAAATATTCGTATCTTGGTTCTGCCTTGAAATATGGCGGCTGAGGTGCATTATGTATAGTTTCCGCTTCCGATATATGCGTCTGAAGCTTTACCGCATCAACACCGCACTCAGCGGCGGCTTTTATCATAGCTTCTGCCTGACCAAAACTTCCGTCATGCGTCATTCCTAATTCAGCTATTATTTTTCTCTTATTAAAGTCCATTTCTTCTCCCTGTATAAATATCATTTATAGGCCCGGCTGCAATAATATTTAATTCAGTTCATTAAATATGCATCTGCATAATAAGCCTTATAAAGCAAGGTATATTCATCAATTCCGTCCACATACCTTTTCAAATAATCCATATAAACCTGTGGATCTTTGCCCTTCGGTACGTAAACAACCAGTTCTTCAGAATCTGCAATACGACTGTCGATCTCATCCGGAGCTTCCTCATCATTAAGCTTTATCTTAAAGAGCCCGGCATATTTTTCAAGCTCGAAATAATTTTCCTCCAGAGTCATTCCGCTCCAGGTAATGCAATAGTGATCTGAATATTCCGATGCGATCCTCTGCATTTCAACCTTGTTACGATCCGTAAGTCCGGCGGAAACTTCCTGATAAAGGGGAAAAAGGAAGATCGCGGTCAATACTGCAATTCCAAATCTTCCATCCTTAAAGATCAGTTTTATCAATGGTTCTGCCAGATATATCAGTATCATGACCAAAAGAGGATATACCGGTGTAAGATATCTCGACGAACCATACGGTGTTGTGATGGAAACCAACGTCAAATATCCAACTGACACAACAAAGGTAAAAAGTATTTTCTCAGAAATATGGTATTCCGGTCTCTTTTTTTCATAAAGTAAAATATAGATCAGCAGTGCTGCAAAAGCAAGCACGAAATATTTTAAAAAGCCATTAAAGAAATCCAGATTAAACTCTATGAACATCTCTCTGGCTCTTGAGATCAATACTCCTATCCCTGCAGCACCTTCTGATGATTCACTCATGGGATCGCTGGAACTTATCTGCCAGAGCATTGACGGAAAGATCATTAACGATGCAGCTGCTGCAAAAACATATGTCAGCAGATGTCCCGCAAAAGCTCTGAAATTCTTTTTAAGCAAAAGCCATATACTGTAAAATGCTGCTGCAAAAAAAGCAAAGATCAGAAAATAATAATGTGTCATCGTTCCGGCTACAACATTTATGAGCAAAATGCCGGCCGCTTTCAATCCTGTCTTTTTTCTTTTCCATAAATCCGAATTCTCAAAAAAACAGAGATAATTATAGAAAAGAGCCATCGCAAATGCCGTCATCATCGGATACATTCTTAAAAATGTTATCTTATCCATAAATGCTGTCGAAAATGCCAGCATAATCACCGATGCATAAATCTGCTCTTTTTTCTTGAAAATCTTAGAAGCCGCAAGATAGCTGAATATAAGGATCACTATCCCGGATACGATATTTATTCCAAGTGCAAACCATTTTGAATAAACTCCCGGCATCAATGAAGATATCGTATGCAGCAAATAAAGATAGAAAGGCGGGTGCGGATCATCAGATGTATTCTTTGCAGTGTTGGCATAATCAAAACGGTGTGCACTATCCACAGCCAGAGCATTTCTGATAAATTCCTTCCCGTCAGTCAATGTATATCTATCATACTTGGGTCTGAGCCCGTTCAGCGAATTTGCCGCAGTATAAGAAAGTACCTCATCCTCATAAAGATAAGCCTTATAATGTCCAAAAACTATTGAAAGCCCTAAAAAAAGAATCAGTATTAATATCAGACCGACAGGAATCTTATTCAGTTTTTCTCTTAAATTAATTTCCTGTCCTGTCTCCATCTCCTGTTACAGTCTCCAATATAAGTAACCTGCATCCTTGAATGCCTTTTTATCAAGTATTCCCTTAACATCACTGATAACCTTTCGGTTGCCGCTCAGATCATCAAACATTGCATCAAAATCAGCGATCTCATATTTCTTAAACTCTTCATGAGCAACTGCAAGTACCACCGCATCACAGTCTTTAACTTCAGATATATCAGTAAATTCTATTCCATAGAGCATCTTAGCCTCTGCTGCATCAGCCTGAGGGTCTGCAACTATAGGATTTATACCGTATTCCCTGAGCTCATTTACTATATCTATAACTTTGCTGTTTCTTGTATCAGGACAATTTTCCTTAAAAGTGAAACCAAGAATAGCAACTCTGGCATTTCTTACCGGGATCTCTGCTCTTATAAGGTTCTTTACAAGGCTTTCTGCCACATATTTACCC is from Lachnospiraceae bacterium C1.1 and encodes:
- a CDS encoding glycosyltransferase family 39 protein; translated protein: METGQEINLREKLNKIPVGLILILILFLGLSIVFGHYKAYLYEDEVLSYTAANSLNGLRPKYDRYTLTDGKEFIRNALAVDSAHRFDYANTAKNTSDDPHPPFYLYLLHTISSLMPGVYSKWFALGINIVSGIVILIFSYLAASKIFKKKEQIYASVIMLAFSTAFMDKITFLRMYPMMTAFAMALFYNYLCFFENSDLWKRKKTGLKAAGILLINVVAGTMTHYYFLIFAFFAAAFYSIWLLLKKNFRAFAGHLLTYVFAAAASLMIFPSMLWQISSSDPMSESSEGAAGIGVLISRAREMFIEFNLDFFNGFLKYFVLAFAALLIYILLYEKKRPEYHISEKILFTFVVSVGYLTLVSITTPYGSSRYLTPVYPLLVMILIYLAEPLIKLIFKDGRFGIAVLTAIFLFPLYQEVSAGLTDRNKVEMQRIASEYSDHYCITWSGMTLEENYFELEKYAGLFKIKLNDEEAPDEIDSRIADSEELVVYVPKGKDPQVYMDYLKRYVDGIDEYTLLYKAYYADAYLMN
- the neuC gene encoding UDP-N-acetylglucosamine 2-epimerase: MKRKICVFIGGRANYSSIKSAMQAIQAHPDLELQVILGGSGLVDKFGDLEGILERDGFSIDEKVYMQVEGDKPNAMVKTAGLGMLGLADAYERLQPDFVIVIGDRYEVMAATIAAAYMNIRVAHTMGGEVTGTIDESIRHAITKFAHVHFPANKEAAERIIKLGEKEEDVFTVGCPRIDNIKRILDNDSSIPYDIYEKEGGVGPKFSLDEPFILVSQHSVTTEYSEAKEQITETIHACMKTGLNIIMLWPNADAGSEGISTGIRRYREQYPTAKIHVFKNLPISVYVRLMKNTACLVGNSSSGIREGAFIGTPCVNVGTRQNGRERGQNVIDTPDEENAIYEAIMKQIEHGPYSSETIYGDGHAGEKIADILSKVEVNIQKRIAY
- a CDS encoding iron-containing alcohol dehydrogenase, producing MLINIRNPEKYLSEPDALKNCGRYTSQYGHRIFAIGGKRALDAVMGKVKEALLASECEVEFHIMEGYPTHEKIIEYTILSYQFNADLIMGIGGGRVIDIAKAVGNYRSLPVVCIPTVATSAASWTSKTILYKNDGSYDFTQLNKNNSKLVIADTDIIRAAPKRYLIAGVLESLSYYFELEPLLDKYAPDIVLSQMISIAREMRTIINNSQDKLLFGELNNDDLQELIDCIIFLGGSCSSVNKGLVYRGFAHPFAQACSKEAATSYILYEEKVAYGLLVQFILKEKTDDFIENYAQFLKNCKSIFTFSSLEYGEDEIYELSKRVIRETPMVRATGFADDAVQITRAIQKADALLDSIAVKSDCIPRTE
- a CDS encoding N-acetylneuraminate synthase family protein; protein product: MDFNKRKIIAELGMTHDGSFGQAEAMIKAAAECGVDAVKLQTHISEAETIHNAPQPPYFKAEPRYEYFKRTAFTMDQWKDLKECARENKVEFISSPFSIEAIKFLVELGIDAIKVPSGEITNIPYLEYLADTQQPVIVSSGMSSEQEVEDCMEIFLKKNCNVALMQCTSEYPCDPEHVGYNVIDEYREKFPGVPLGFSDHTSGEWASIGAFMKGAHLIEKHFTLSKKMYGPDAKMSMDPDEMTQLCTSIKNIERAINSPVNKADVSAYEDMKVIFQKSIVAIQDIPAGTPIELSMLGYKKPGTGLETKYYKDIVGKTAKRDLHFDDIIKSEDINW
- a CDS encoding ATP-grasp fold amidoligase family protein: MEVINKAAMLLSYLHNKTLREEDYPAALKKWYKKITGRTLNLDDPKTYDEKIQWLKLYDKNPLKTTLSDKYAVRDWVRDTIGEEYLIPLLGAWDRFDEIDFSALPRRFVLKANHASGWNIIVRSKKNLNIRAARRKFNRWMSTDFALIEGFELQYRDIKRKIIAEEFIENGGNNLFDYKYHCFNGKPEFIEYIGDRLSGQPRLMFLGLDWTPEIFTDGTYPLYDEVPPRPDCLEKMNELASKLCKGFPYVRVDLYAMDDGSVKFGEMTFTPGSGKHGGWTPQEYERILGDMIVLPETK